The following is a genomic window from Capnocytophaga stomatis.
AACCATTATGATTAACTGCAACCCTGAAACGGTTTCTACGGATTTTGACACGGCAGATAAGCTCTACTTCGAACCTGTTTTTTGGGAACATATTTACGACATCATTCGTCACGAAAAACCCGAAGGTGTTATCGTTCAGTTGGGCGGACAAACCGCTTTGAAATTGGCTGAAAAACTCCACAAATACGGCATTAAAATAATCGGAACAAGTTTTGACGCGTTGGATTTGGCAGAAGACCGAGGGCGTTTTTCTACTTTATTGAAAGAATTGGGCATTCCGTATCCGAAATTTGGTGTTGCCGAAACTGCCGACGAAGCCTTAAAGTTAGCCGATGAGTTGGACTTCCCGCTTTTGGTGCGTCCGTCGTATGTGTTGGGTGGACAAGGAATGAAAATCGTTATCAATAAGCACGAATTGGAAGAACACGTGGTGGATTTGCTTCGTAAAATTCCGAATAACAAACTCTTGCTCGACCATTATTTAGATGGAGCTATCGAAGCCGAAGCCGATGCTATTTGCGATGGCGAAAACGTGTACATCATCGGGATTATGGAACACATCGAGCCGTGTGGGGTGCATTCGGGGGATAGTAACGCCACACTGCCGCCGTTTAACATCGGTGAGTTTGTGATGCAACAAATCAAAGACCATACGCACAAAATCGCCAAAGCCCTAAACACGGTGGGACTGATAAACATTCAGTTTGCCATTAAGGACGACACGGTGTATATCATCGAAGCCAACCCGAGGGCGTCGCGTACCGTTCCGTTTATCGCCAAAGCCTATGGGGAGCCGTACGTGAACTATGCTACCAAAGTGATGCTCGGTGAGAAGAAAGTAACTGATTTCGATTTCCAACCGAAATTGGACGGATTTGCTATCAAACAGCCTGTGTTTTCGTTTAACAAGTTCCCGAACGTGGATAAGCGTTTAGGTCCCGAAATGAAATCTACCGGCGAGAGTATTCTTTTCATAGACGACCTCAAAGACGACCAATTCTATGAACTCTACGCAAGAAGGAAGATGTATCTGTCTAAATAGGCGGTAGGATTTAGATAATAGGAAATAGTAAGGGCGAATTATAATTCGCCCTTTTTTTTGATAAGCAATCTTTTACATTTATCAAAAAGTCGTAACTTTGCCTCGTGGGTTATTTTATGAACAAAAAAGATAGAAATATTACAGTTATAGATTTGTTCTGTGGCATAGGAGGTTTATCTCACGGATTTGTGAGGGAAGGCTTTAATGTTGTCGCAGGTATAGATATTGATGAAACTTGTAAATACTCTTTTGAAACTAATAACGATGCTGTTTTTATTTCTAAAAGTGTGTCTGATATTTCCAAAACAGAGATTAATGCATTGTTTGGAAATCCTAAATATAAAATATTAGTTGGTTGTGCTCCTTGCCAACCTTTTTCTTCCTATACATTTAAAGATGAAGAAAAAAAAGACAATTCAAAATGGAAGTTGCTTTACGAATTTGCAAGATTAGTAGAAGAAACACAACCAGATATTGTTTCAATGGAAAATGTTTCTCAATTAATCAACTTTAAAAAAGCTCCTGTATTTGAAGATTTTATAAATTCTTTAAAGAAATTAGGGTACTTTGTTCATTATGAAATTGTAAATTGTCCTGACTATGGTATTCCTCAAAATAGAAAACGCTTGGTTCTGTTAGCATCAAAATTGGGAGAAATTAAGCTAATTCCTAAAACTCATAGTAAAGAGAATTATGTTACTGTAAAAGATACTATTGGTAAGCTTCCTAGAATTAATGATGGTGAATTTTATGAAAATGACACTTTGCATTATGCAAGAAAGTTAAGTCCGCTTAACAAAAAAAGAATTCAAAATACGCCTTATGGAGGAAGTTGGAAAGATTGGTCGGATGATTTAAAATTAGAATGCCATAAAAAAGAATCAGGAAAATCTTATCCAAGTGTTTATGGTAGAATGAAGTGGGACGAACCTTCCCCTACAATGACAACTCATTGTGTGGGTTATGGAAATGGACGGTTTGGACATCCAGAGCAAGATAGAGCTATTTCACTCAGAGAAGCCTCATTATTACAAACTTTTCCTGTGGATTATGTTTTTTACGACGAGACCAAAGAGAAATTACCCGTTGTAAATATTGCAAGACAAATAGGTAACGCAGTTCCTGTAAGGCTCGGAGAAGTAATTGCTCAAAGTATAAAGGAACATTTAAAAAAAATTAAGGAATGAAAACAGAGATAGAAAAACAGGAGGCAGAAGATCAATTGATAACCGAAAAAAGGCAAGTAGATTACGATACAAGGGAATTCGTAGTAGAGCATATTATTGATAAATTCATTGAGGGAGAATACAAAATTCCTCCTTATCAGAGGGAGTTTGTTTGGGATAAAGAAAAACAATCTCGGTTTATAGAGTCTGTATTGCTAGATTTACCTATTCCATATCTTTTTTTTGCAGATGATAAAGATGATGGTAAATTAGAAATAGTTGATGGTTCGCAAAGAATTAGAACATTAGTAGCTTTTAAAAATGATGACTTAACTTTAAAGGGGTTGGAAAAATTATATAAACTTAATGGGTTTAAATTTTCTGATTTATTAGAAAGTCGTCAAAGACGTTTTTTGAGAAAAACCCTGCGTTCAATTGAATTAACTGAAAGAGCAGATTTCGAAGTTAAAAAAGATATATTTCAAAGAATAAATACTGACCCTTATGATTTAACTGATATGGAAATAAGAAAGGGAATGTACCAGGAGGGAGAATTTTATAATTTGATTGTAGAGTGTTCACAAAATCCTTTGTTTATAGAATTATGTCCGATATCAGAAAATAGACAAAAAAGAGGAGAAGCACAGGAGTTAGTGCTAAGGTATTTTGCGTATTCAGAAAAATTAGCAGAGTTTACACATCGCGTAGATGTTTTTTTAGATGATTATATCAAGGAGAAACATAATGGTAGTTTTAATGAAAGTGAAATGAAAATTCAATTTGAAAATATGTTGGATTTTGTAAATACATACTTCCCTTACGGATTTAAAAAAGCACCTACTCATAATACTACGCCTCGTGTAAGATTTGAAACCATTGCAGTTGGTGTTACGTTGGCACTAAAAGAGAACTCAAACTTGAAAGTTGCTAATGTAGAAAAATGGTTAAACTCTGAAGAATTTAAAGAGCACACAACATCAGATGCTTCTAACAATAGATTAAAAGTAATTGGAAGAATTGAGTATGTAAAAAACAAATTGTTACAGAATGCAGCAAACTAAAAGAATTTTAGAGGAAAGGAGCACTGAAATTGATAGTTATTTTTGTTACATATCTTCGGTTGAAAATAATACAGATATGACTGTGTATAAGATATTAAAAGCCAATATATTACTAATGCTGTATAATTGTATTGAGGCTGTGGTATCTAGTTCTGTTGATGCAATTCGAAACAATATACATAAAGATTCTTCTGTAGATTTTAATTGTTTAAAAACTGAAATAAAGAAACAGATTATAAAGGACTTAAGACAGAACATCAGCCCTGAAGATTTTATTAGGCTCTGTACTGAAATATCAAGAGATGTTATAAAACTATCTTTTAAAAAAGAAAATATATCAAAAGGTAATATAGATAGAGAAGTAATTTCTTCATTAGCTATGGTTTATGGGTTTAATATTAAAAATAGCAATTATGAAGAAACTGCACACGGAAATACACTTGAAATAATAAAGGATAAGCGAAACGATCTTGCTCACGGATTATTTTCGTTTGCTGAAATTGGAAAAGATTACTCAACAACAGAATTAGGAAAATTAAAAGACCAAACAATAAAATATCTTGTTTTTGTAGTCAGGGAAATAGAACTATATTTGAGTAATAAATTATATATTCATAACTAACTTAAAAATGCAAACCACCTTTGATTTTTCCACACTTTATGCCCATCCGCTGATTTCGACTGAACAACTTGAACAAATTAAGGCGGTACATCGGAAGGTGAGTTTCAAGAAAGGAGATTTTATCCTACAAAAAGGCGAAGTTTCCAAAAGTTATTTCGCTTTGCAAAGTGGTATTGCTCGGAGTTTTGTCCACGATTACGAAGGAAACGACATTACTACGGGTTTTTTCTGTGAGCAGGAGTTTGTTATCAATGAATTGTCACTTTTTAAGCAAGAGCCAAGTTTAGAAAATATAGTTGCCCTGACCGATTGCATAGCGTGGGAAATTTCTTTCGAGGATTTTCAGCTGTTGTACCATTCCATTGCGGGAGTTTCTGAATGGGGACGATTGTTTATGACCGAAAAACTCTTCCAAACCCAACAACGC
Proteins encoded in this region:
- a CDS encoding DNA cytosine methyltransferase — its product is MNKKDRNITVIDLFCGIGGLSHGFVREGFNVVAGIDIDETCKYSFETNNDAVFISKSVSDISKTEINALFGNPKYKILVGCAPCQPFSSYTFKDEEKKDNSKWKLLYEFARLVEETQPDIVSMENVSQLINFKKAPVFEDFINSLKKLGYFVHYEIVNCPDYGIPQNRKRLVLLASKLGEIKLIPKTHSKENYVTVKDTIGKLPRINDGEFYENDTLHYARKLSPLNKKRIQNTPYGGSWKDWSDDLKLECHKKESGKSYPSVYGRMKWDEPSPTMTTHCVGYGNGRFGHPEQDRAISLREASLLQTFPVDYVFYDETKEKLPVVNIARQIGNAVPVRLGEVIAQSIKEHLKKIKE
- a CDS encoding DUF262 domain-containing protein — encoded protein: MKTEIEKQEAEDQLITEKRQVDYDTREFVVEHIIDKFIEGEYKIPPYQREFVWDKEKQSRFIESVLLDLPIPYLFFADDKDDGKLEIVDGSQRIRTLVAFKNDDLTLKGLEKLYKLNGFKFSDLLESRQRRFLRKTLRSIELTERADFEVKKDIFQRINTDPYDLTDMEIRKGMYQEGEFYNLIVECSQNPLFIELCPISENRQKRGEAQELVLRYFAYSEKLAEFTHRVDVFLDDYIKEKHNGSFNESEMKIQFENMLDFVNTYFPYGFKKAPTHNTTPRVRFETIAVGVTLALKENSNLKVANVEKWLNSEEFKEHTTSDASNNRLKVIGRIEYVKNKLLQNAAN
- a CDS encoding MAE_28990/MAE_18760 family HEPN-like nuclease: MQQTKRILEERSTEIDSYFCYISSVENNTDMTVYKILKANILLMLYNCIEAVVSSSVDAIRNNIHKDSSVDFNCLKTEIKKQIIKDLRQNISPEDFIRLCTEISRDVIKLSFKKENISKGNIDREVISSLAMVYGFNIKNSNYEETAHGNTLEIIKDKRNDLAHGLFSFAEIGKDYSTTELGKLKDQTIKYLVFVVREIELYLSNKLYIHN
- a CDS encoding Crp/Fnr family transcriptional regulator codes for the protein MQTTFDFSTLYAHPLISTEQLEQIKAVHRKVSFKKGDFILQKGEVSKSYFALQSGIARSFVHDYEGNDITTGFFCEQEFVINELSLFKQEPSLENIVALTDCIAWEISFEDFQLLYHSIAGVSEWGRLFMTEKLFQTQQRSLEMITLPAKDRYLQFLKDKPQVIQSVPLKYIASYLGITDTSLSRIRKEVF